A stretch of DNA from Acidobacteriota bacterium:
TTGCAAAGAGGATTCTCGCCCTGCCGGACGTTCTCGAATGCCATCGCATCACCGGCCCTGATTCTTACCTGCTCAAGGTCGTTACCGAAGACACGAATAGTCTCGACCGCCTGATATCGGATCTACTGCGCCACATCCCCGGGGTGACCAGGACACTCACCACGGTGGTCACGTCCTCAATCAAGGAAGGCTCGCACATCACGCCCGCGTCACCGGACGCTGCTCCAAAACAGCGCCGCCGAAGCGCTGCAAAACGGACTCGAAGATGAGCTGTGATGCTGCAAAAAGAAAACGGAGGAGATGAATGGCTACTCAACGCAGATCAATCGAAGTGATGCCCCCGGCAGTTCTCGACGGGAATAGTCATCGCTTTGCGAGCCGAATGTCGCGGATGCATGTATCGGCGATTCGCGAGTTGCTCAAGGTCACCGAGCAGCCGGAGATCATCTCCTTCGCCGGAGGCCTCCCCGCACCGGAGATGTTCCCGGTGGCCGCAATCGCTCAGGCATATGCCGATGTGTTCGCCGCCGACGGGCCGGCCGCGTTGCAATACAGCACCACAGAAGGTTGGCGTCCGCTGCGGGAATGGATCGCGCGTCGAATGGAGAAGGGCGGCATCGCCACAACTGCCGATCGAGTGTTAATCACCACCGGCTCACAACAGGGCATCGACATCGTTGGAAAAATCTTTCTCGAACCCGGCGATGCGGTTGTTGTCGAGAACCCAAGCTATCTCGCTGCACTCCAGGCCTTCTGCGGACACGAAGCGACTTTTATTCCGATTGAAAGCGACGACGAAGGCATGCGCGTCGACCAAATCGAAAGCGCCCTCGAGCGTTCCAAGCCGAACCTGATCTACATCGTGTCCGAGTTCTCCAACCCGAAGGGCACCACGCTTTCATATCAACGAAGGTTGAAGTTGCTCGAGCTGTGCGCGCGCTCCCGGGTTCCGATTCTCGAAGACAATCCCTACGGCGAGCTTCGATACACGGGCGAGCCGACGCCGTCGCTGGCCGCCTTGGACCGCGAGGGGCTGGTCATCCACATCAGCACCTTCTCTAAGACTCTCAGCCCGGGAATGAGGCTTGGGTGGCTAACAGCCTCGGAGGAGATCTTTCAAACCGTCGTGATAGCCAAGCAGGCGGCCGATCTTCATACCAGCACGATCGAACAGCGGGCAGCCGCGCGGTTGCTCGAGACCTTTGATTACGACCAGCACGTCGCATCTCTATGCAGGGTCTACGGAGAACGGTGTGAAATGATGCTATCGGCCATAGCGCGATACTTCCCGTCCGAAACCAGGTGGACCAGGCCAGAGGGCGGCCTCTTTTTGTGGCTCGAATTGCCTGAACGCGTCAGCGCGGAGGAGCTTTTTAAAGAAGCGGTAGCCGAACGGGTCGCGTTTGTTCCCGGCACTTCGTTCTTCGCCTGCGAACCGAAGCTCAACTTCATGAGGCTCAACTTCTCAAATCAGAAACCAGAGATGATCGAGGAGGGTATCAAGCGCATCGCACGTGTTCTCAAACGGAGACTCACATGAACAGCAAACAATTCGTGATCGCCGATGTGTTTACCGACGAGCGATTCGGCGGCAACCAGTTGGCAGTGTTTACAGACGGCTCGGGGCTCGAGCCGGCGATGATGCAAAACATCGCGCGTGAAATGAATTATTCAGAGACGACGTTTTTGTTTCCGCCCGAGCGCGGCGGCGATTATCGCGTGAGGATTTTCACACCGGCGCGCGAGCTTCCATTCGCCGGACATCCGCTGGTCGGCTCGGCTTATGTGATAGTCGCCGAGCGAATGAAACCGTGGAGCGAACCGCTGACTTCAGTCACCCTGGAAGCGGGCGTCGGCCCAATCCACGTTGAGGTTAGAACCGACAGTGGTCAGCCCGGTCGCACGACGATGACCCAGCCGTTGCCGATTGTTCGCGGCGCTTATTCCGATGTGGCTCGATTGGCAAAGGCACTCTCGCTTGACGCGTCACGGATCGGACAAACAGGACTGCCGGTCGAAACGATTTTCAACGGCATCGCAGTTATGATCGTGCCGGTCGCAAACCGCGCCGCCATCGGAGACATCAGAGTGGACACCGGCGAACTCGAACGCATCAGCAACGACGTCGGCGCCTCGACGGTTTTGGTCTTCACGCATGAGACGGTGCTCCCGACAAGCACAGTCCATTGCCGTGTGTTTGCGCCCGCCGCGGGTGTGAGCGAAGACGCAGCTACAGGATCAGCAAATGGACCGCTTGGTTTCTACCTTGTGCGTCACAGGCTCGTCAAAGCCGAAGCGACTACGAAGATCGTGAGCGAACAAGGCTTTGAGATGAAACGGCCCAGCTTGTTGTACATCGACGTCGATGTCGATCCGGCGACCAGCGACGTCACGGCAGTTCGC
This window harbors:
- a CDS encoding Lrp/AsnC family transcriptional regulator, yielding MNLDTIDYKLLDLLQLSARATQMEMAAAVGLSQPAVAERMRKLEQEGIITGYTARVDGRKLGKDITAFIGVRIEHPKYNEGFAKRILALPDVLECHRITGPDSYLLKVVTEDTNSLDRLISDLLRHIPGVTRTLTTVVTSSIKEGSHITPASPDAAPKQRRRSAAKRTRR
- a CDS encoding PLP-dependent aminotransferase family protein encodes the protein MATQRRSIEVMPPAVLDGNSHRFASRMSRMHVSAIRELLKVTEQPEIISFAGGLPAPEMFPVAAIAQAYADVFAADGPAALQYSTTEGWRPLREWIARRMEKGGIATTADRVLITTGSQQGIDIVGKIFLEPGDAVVVENPSYLAALQAFCGHEATFIPIESDDEGMRVDQIESALERSKPNLIYIVSEFSNPKGTTLSYQRRLKLLELCARSRVPILEDNPYGELRYTGEPTPSLAALDREGLVIHISTFSKTLSPGMRLGWLTASEEIFQTVVIAKQAADLHTSTIEQRAAARLLETFDYDQHVASLCRVYGERCEMMLSAIARYFPSETRWTRPEGGLFLWLELPERVSAEELFKEAVAERVAFVPGTSFFACEPKLNFMRLNFSNQKPEMIEEGIKRIARVLKRRLT
- a CDS encoding PhzF family phenazine biosynthesis protein, whose protein sequence is MNSKQFVIADVFTDERFGGNQLAVFTDGSGLEPAMMQNIAREMNYSETTFLFPPERGGDYRVRIFTPARELPFAGHPLVGSAYVIVAERMKPWSEPLTSVTLEAGVGPIHVEVRTDSGQPGRTTMTQPLPIVRGAYSDVARLAKALSLDASRIGQTGLPVETIFNGIAVMIVPVANRAAIGDIRVDTGELERISNDVGASTVLVFTHETVLPTSTVHCRVFAPAAGVSEDAATGSANGPLGFYLVRHRLVKAEATTKIVSEQGFEMKRPSLLYIDVDVDPATSDVTAVRVGGGVVIAGRGEIFVG